CGTGATTCTGTTTGGTATCCACGTTATCAATAGCGATGCGCGTCGCTACTACGCGCATTAATATAAAGAGGAGGGTAGTAATTAAACTGATAGATTTCTTTCAAACGATAGTTATTTGTTAAAGTATATTTACATTGTCTTCATTTAGAATTACCACAAGCATCATCACATAACTTAATAACCCTTTAATACCTCGAGTCCGTATTACATATTATGCTCTTGTGCATGGAACACTTGAATAGTCTCTTTTAACGATTTAGTCAGCGTGCTCGTGTTGCGCGTTGCTCTCGCGCCACGTATTCTGGACTAGCTCTACGAACTGCTGCCACCATCTACTCTGCGACGTGAAGTACAAAGCGCACGCGGCGATGAAAGCCCACGACAGTACCAAACAGTAATCGGTTTCATTGGAAGGTGTACTGGGAACAGGACCGGCGAAATCCGAGGACGTGACGTACAGCGATCTACTCGGTTGTAGATTAGTCATGTACGTTATGAATCGTGCGAAAGATTCTAACGTGTAGACGGTGTAATTAAACTTCGCCACTGGCTTCCCGTTGTGGACAAGCATTAACGTTGGAACGCCGACGATTCCGTACTGAGCGTTGAAGCTGCAACAACAGAGAACGCAAAGTTTAAATGACCTCTCTCGCTCCTCTATCGTTGAATACAAATCAAAATGCATCGCGGTACTACTTCTGATATTTTATGGCATCGATCGCGACTGCTTTGATATGTGGAAAGGAGCGCGACAACGCGTTAAAGTGCGGCGCAGCTCGGCTGCTGAATATACACCATCTCGCGTAGAATAATACTATCACGCATGTCCCTGGCAACAGTCTGCCCTCCTTGTCATTTCTGCTCCTGTTCGACGGCCCAGGTTCCAAGATTAACAATTTCATTAACCTGGTGGCATTGACTAGCTGTAACAATCAACATCTATAATCCGTCTTACATATCTCGCAGGCAAAACGGTTAAGCGACTCGGTCTCTTACTTCTACTGGCCCGTAAACCTTGTCCATCAAGCAGTTGACGTTAGTCACGTTAGGCGACGAACTGTTCACTGTCACGTTCGATTCGACGGACCTCATTTCCTCCGTGGTGTTCGCTTCTCCTGGATATTGATCAGGATAGCAAACTTGATCCGGATTCTCGAATGGGCTTACCTCTCTCTCCTCGCATTCCACCGTTCCTCCAAAGAAGCTTATCACTTGCGCTAAACGAGTAAGGAAAATTAGAGTCGGTTCGTTGTTACTTAAATACGGGGAAGTATATTTGCAGCTCACCTAAGACTATGACAAATAAATACAAGTTCCTCTTGCGGGTATACATCTTATACACATAACCTAAACACTGCACTCTCGTCTTGGTCAGTGGCATTAAATCCTCGAACAAATTCAAGCTTTCTACCAACAACCCGCGGTGTTTAACGAATAACCATAGCTTTACTATAATCTACAATATGACATTCGTGACAAACAGATttgtgtacatacatattattttttatttccagtCTCGATCGCGGACCATACCGACGATCGATTAACTGTTCGAGTTCGCTACAGTCGATTGTCACGCGTCCTGCAAGTCGATTTATGCTTTCCACGATTAATTTGATTttgaatctagagacgcggtagcgtctcgacgccaagtatctcatcacgcttgcaatattttctaaatttaacggcatttttcttatgtaaaccgcatataagcttccgaataagaccaaattcaataaaatcggtccgcgtatgacagagatatcgtaatatcgtctcatggatctgtcacaaatataacatttttaacattttcttcgtccctcattgtatatattatatgaaactgaaaattaacgactggtgtaaattctttgaaatttaattttctatgcacGTGAGCATCTCCAGGAGGTGATTCTAAACGTGAATGTGCTGTGCAGTGGAATTCTGGATGAAAATAGAGGTTCAATGATGTCCAATTTGTTTGTCTAacctcaattttcag
Above is a genomic segment from Andrena cerasifolii isolate SP2316 chromosome 12, iyAndCera1_principal, whole genome shotgun sequence containing:
- the Bug gene encoding thioredoxin domain-containing protein bug isoform X1 — translated: MPLTKTRVQCLGYVYKMYTRKRNLYLFVIVLAQVISFFGGTVECEEREVSPFENPDQVCYPDQYPGEANTTEEMRSVESNVTVNSSSPNVTNVNCLMDKVYGPVELVNATRLMKLLILEPGPSNRSRNDKEGRLLPGTCVIVLFYARWCIFSSRAAPHFNALSRSFPHIKAVAIDAIKYQKYFNAQYGIVGVPTLMLVHNGKPVAKFNYTVYTLESFARFITYMTNLQPSRSLYVTSSDFAGPVPSTPSNETDYCLVLSWAFIAACALYFTSQSRWWQQFVELVQNTWRESNAQHEHAD
- the Bug gene encoding thioredoxin domain-containing protein bug isoform X2, whose amino-acid sequence is MPLTKTRVQCLGYVYKMYTRKRNLYLFVIVLAQVISFFGGTVECEEREVSPFENPDQVCYPDQYPGEANTTEEMRSVESNVTVNSSSPNVTNVNCLMDKVYGPVELVNATRLMKLLILEPGPSNRSRNDKEGRLLPGTCVIVLFYARWCIFSSRAAPHFNALSRSFPHIKAVAIDAIKYQNFNAQYGIVGVPTLMLVHNGKPVAKFNYTVYTLESFARFITYMTNLQPSRSLYVTSSDFAGPVPSTPSNETDYCLVLSWAFIAACALYFTSQSRWWQQFVELVQNTWRESNAQHEHAD